The following proteins are encoded in a genomic region of Calditrichota bacterium:
- a CDS encoding HAD family hydrolase → MLKWIFFDVGNVILNDDPAMALLYRKIYETIQRERDDVSFSQILSQREALILNERDGKHFVSVALSHLGRKKWAKYELEIKKLLRDNWAEVSPLMPAIVPVIQNLVKKYNLGIIANQPTKVCDVLEAHGLLEFFKIHGVSETVGLRKPDPEFFRWALREANCRPEEAVMIGDRVDNDIAPAKTLGMRTIWLSLTVAVKNYLPQDELEKIYLESVKRASVSLLQPRDESETPDGIAKSFEEILEKVENLDNEQQM, encoded by the coding sequence ATGTTAAAATGGATTTTCTTTGATGTTGGGAATGTCATTTTGAACGACGATCCGGCGATGGCGCTGCTGTATCGGAAAATTTATGAAACCATTCAGCGAGAAAGAGATGACGTCTCTTTCAGCCAGATTCTTTCCCAACGAGAGGCACTTATTTTGAACGAGCGGGACGGAAAACATTTCGTCAGCGTAGCTTTGTCACATCTCGGTCGGAAAAAATGGGCTAAATATGAGTTGGAAATCAAAAAATTGCTACGAGATAATTGGGCAGAAGTAAGTCCGCTCATGCCGGCGATAGTGCCGGTCATTCAAAATTTAGTAAAAAAATATAATCTAGGCATTATCGCCAATCAGCCGACAAAAGTGTGTGATGTGCTGGAAGCTCACGGCTTATTAGAATTTTTTAAAATTCACGGCGTCAGCGAGACTGTCGGCTTGCGCAAACCGGACCCGGAATTTTTCCGCTGGGCGCTGCGCGAGGCGAATTGCCGCCCCGAAGAAGCGGTCATGATCGGCGACCGCGTGGACAATGACATCGCTCCGGCGAAAACTTTGGGCATGCGCACTATCTGGCTGTCGCTGACAGTGGCTGTGAAAAACTACCTGCCCCAAGATGAACTGGAAAAAATTTATCTGGAAAGCGTGAAACGAGCGAGCGTTTCCCTCCTGCAGCCGCGGGACGAAAGCGAAACGCCGGACGGAATTGCTAAAAGTTTTGAAGAAATTTTGGAAAAAGTGGAAAATTTGGACAACGAACAACAGATGTAG